The Sebastes umbrosus isolate fSebUmb1 chromosome 1, fSebUmb1.pri, whole genome shotgun sequence genome includes the window TAACAGTGATAAAGTTGCAGCCTTTTCTGCTGCTAGATGAAAGggtttgcatttgtttttctccataCCATGTGATCCTTTACTATGCTAATGAAGTAAACTCTAACAAGTAGTGCACACCCACTTAAATCTTTATAATCAgtgtaaatattaaatgttttttactcATTAATATGAATGAAAAGCAGCTCTGATGAATACAAACTGTTTATCTTTCTTGCTAAAGAGGTAAACTAAAGAGTCTTTTCTCTGTCTGGTTATGTGTTCAGGTGGGTCAAGATGTGGTTAATGCAGATATTGCTAATGATTGGAGATCATTATTGTATTAGTTTTCTATCTATGTtgaatacagtatgtttgttttaaaaacatcCTATAGGAAACTTGTTGTCGCAGTGATACAGACTGAACACATTCAATGTTAAGTTTAAAGCAGGTCATTCAGAGGCAGctcacagtaaacacaccacACTGACATCACACCGCGCAACTGATCTCAGCCTGTTGGGATAAACTAATTAAAGTGTCTCTGCATTTAGTTGTGGGATAAATGTAGAAAATAAGAAACCAATAATGGATATCTGCTTGACAAGAGAACTGAATTGGTTCaatatagagctgcaacaattaatcaattaattagtcgccaactattttgataattaatcggtttgagtcattttttaagaagaagaaaagtaaaaaatactctgattccagcttcttgaatgtgaatattttctggtttctttgctcctctatgacagcaaaaagtatagaagcaaagagatgaaactccagtgggtttttttgacagccgctgccgccattttggactgaaaatgcttattatatttaaaatattttgttggtcaacacaggccattttggtagacagaagaatagaaataatttagttttacttttgtacagcactttttaggcggacgttttactggcgtccggtagtcgctttcagtccaaaatggcggaagcgtagctctgctgctgggtgctgatatTGCAACGGAACAAccaactgactttcacttcttggcaatatgcATTCTTtgatgacagtaaactgaatgtctttgagttgtggacaaaacaagacatttgaggacgtcatcttgggctttaggaaacactgatcgacatttttcaccattttatagaccaaacaactaatcgattaatggagaaaataatcattagttgaagAACTAATTCAATATTAAAGTTTGCcttaatacagtatgtaaaacaTTTACAAAGTTGTAACGTATAGCTTAATTATTGTGTATAGTTTAACACACAACTAACGTAAAGGTGGAATTAAATGATCAACACCTACTTGCGACTGAGTAATTGCACCATCATCAAAAAGTCTCCAGCTGCTTAACGTAACAGTAAGGGAACTGTAGCTGACACTAATAAGCAGGCGTGGCCGTGACACAGCGGCTCATTAGCCTCACAGCAACATCCTGGGTTGGACTTTATCCAGATGCTTCTTTAGCTTCTTCCCTCAGTACAAACACATGCAGGACAGGTGAGCTGAAGCCTGAATGTATATGGTGGATGTAGATAAAGGACACAATCACACTcgtaaattgattaattgtatgttttttctATATGTGTGCATTAGTCCCCATGTTCATTGACTTAAAATGACTGAAAGAGAGAGTTTCAGGAAAAAATTGACTCACCTTGACTTGATCGTTTGTGCAGTCACAAATATGTGCTCCCTTGCAAGTGCAGCATCAACGTTTAAAGTATCAGGGAGAGCCGGCCCTGAACAATTTGGTGCCTTTAGGCAAGATTTTAGTATGTGACCCTTGCATCACAGCCAATTCCACCACCAATCATTGTGTTCATACAAACTGCTTAGCTTTATGACTTTGAGATTAAGATATGCAGATCACacttaaaagaaaaactgtatttCTCTAAATTACGTTTTAGTTTTCCCCCAAACACCTGAATAATCTTTCCAACTTTCCCTAATGAATTTAAGGTGGGAGTAGCTGACGTTacaaaaagaagtatacttcaagtttattttatgatgtaAACTTAAGTTCAAGTATAATCCTTTATGTattaagtatactaatatcaatgtactagtagtatacttgtaagtattGAAGTGCttcttcaatacttcttgggactaaattgatccattttttagtttataaaagtatacttttaagtatagaGAGTTGTAAAccttgagtacacaactagtttacatccaagttgtattttgtgctgcaactataatatgaacaatactacaagtgaacttataggtacattatactgttagtttaccagttatatacttgtagcccactttttagtttatgaaagtacactttaaagagAGTAttctttaaagtgtactttcataaactaaaaagtgtagtagtagtagttgtagtttttatactgcaagtatacttgtaagtttttaCTTGCCTTTACTTGTGTAACCTATACTTGTAAGCTTGTAAGTTAACTTATTTAGCCAAATATACTgacacttttctgtatacttttcagtataagccaaggatacttaagtataattttgttaagttaatttctgataagtacataaaaagcatTCGCTTTTCGCCTATACTGCCTATATGCTAGGACCGGCTCTGGTATGGGATAATCAGAAAACCTCCTCTTTCGTcagtgtatttttaaaaatgcaccCAGCTGTATCATTCAGAGCAGCACATAAGCCAAAACGTTTCATTAGCCTCACCCAAACTTAATAAATAACAGAATTTGTGATAAGCTTCTTCGCTAACGTAATCACCCATAAAAGACTGCAAAGACTCACCATCTGAATGTTTTTGTAGATTAGCGAACGTCGCTTTAGGTATAAGCACATGTCACAGTGTCAGCATGGGACCAAATGGCCAAGGGCTGTAAATAATGTTGTCATTGTGTTTAGAAAAGACATGCTAAATTATCACCGAATACCAGACGCAATCACATGAaaccccaaaacaaaaacagactaaaGAGGACAAAGGAAGAGTTCAACTTGGGGCCCATCTTTGGGTCACAGCGAAGAGGTCACAATTAtgttaacacacagacatagaGGGTGCTGCTGACCAGTAGCAAAGTAAAGAccttattaatgtatttttggcTAATATGCCGCTTAGTGTAACAGTGTAAACACCACTATCACTGTAGAGACAGCTCACTGAAAACTGCTTTACAACGGGGTCAAGCCAGGGAAATACAACAGGCCTCAGACCAGCATTTTAACAGCCTGTTGTAGTGTGTCTAAATGTGTTTGCACAGTAAAAACATACTCGAGAAAGAAAATGATGGACCCTAACTCTTCATCATCCCATCTGTATAAATATTTGCTAATCATAGAAGCTTCCATGCCTGGAGGTTTTTAAGTTTCTATACTGCCTCTTCCTGCTGCCAGGCTCCTTGACCACCAGTAAATCACATGACAGGGATTAAACCATTAATTCTTTAAACTGCTTTGCATTGTGGCATGAAAAGAGGTAGTCAGCATGGATCAGGTAGCCAAAAAGCCTTTATGTAGGTTAAAGATGACTGAGGCATTcataacaaaaccaaagcaaatatatatttaggTGCATCTGCAGATCATATTGTGATTTGTGCATATAGTTATGTGGAATTAGATGTGTTGAGACAGAAAGGTAAATATtcctattagggctgtcaatcaattaaaatatgtaatcgcgattaatcgcaaattaatcgcacattttttttatctgttcaaaatgtaccttaaagggagatttgtcaagtatttaatactctatatagtggacaaatatgctgctttatgcaaatgtatgtttatatttattattggaaatcaattaacgacacaaaacaatgaccgaTATtatccctcacaggtactgcatttagcataaaaaatatgctcaaatcataacatggccagtccaacaggcaacaacagctgtcagtgtgtcagtgtgttaacttgactatgacttgccccagaactgcatgtgattatcataaagtgggcatgtctgtaaaggggagactcgtgggtacccatagaacccatttacattcacatatcttgaggtcagaggtcaagggacccctttgaaaatggccatgacagtttttcctcgcaataATGTTGCGTTTGGAaggttatttagcctccttcgcaacaaactagtatgacatggttggtaccaacagattctttatgttttctagtttcatatgtcagTATCTCtacgctttaaaactgagctcggcacaacctccagaagatcgattgcgttaatctgttaaagaaattagtggcgttaaaatgactttgtgttaacgcattattatcatgttaactttgacagccctaatttctaaatatgtgtgtataaacagtttatatatatgcgtatataaacagtatatataaatatatatatgtatatatatatagtagctTTTTATCTCATAACACCTTAATTCCATATAACTACATGCACGTATCACAATATGATCTGCAGAAGTATGCAGTTTAGTTCAAATTTTAATAGAATTTATAATCTGAATTGACATGTGAATACTGAGTCCACATAAACACACCTGTGTGGCAAGCAGTGGACATTTAGATTTTAGTGGAAAAGAATAACTGAAAATGAGTTTCAAAGCGGATTATCTGAAGTTTACCTCCAGCTTCTCTCCACGTGGCGATCTGGCCCCGAGGACAGATTTCTGTTGGCAGTGAGAAAAAGCCATCTGCTGCTGTTTAACCCTCCCATTAAAACACTGCACAGAAAAGCAGTGTGTGAACGTgggagtatgtttgtgtgtgtgggagacagGCAGACAACCACCAACATCAGGCCATTTGAGTTTACCTTTTTACTCCAACAATGGGGGGAATATAACAGTTTTTAATGGAAAATGACAGTATTACGTCCTGCAGTTTCACCACGTTCCAAACTATTTTAGCTTCTGTAACCTGGAGAAACAGCATCCCGTCGTATCCCTTTTTCCCCCCACCTGGTATTTAAAGACCTTGAAACAGCAGCTCTTCCAGTTAATGATTGGCCACTGCGGGGGAAAGTGTGCACTTACACTGTTGACTCTTATCGCTGCTGACCACAAAGCCACTGGAGCAGTATCTCCGAGGCTGACATTAATGGAGAGCACAGTGCTTcgttttaaagagacaggtcaATTTCTTTTCTTGTCTGCTGTGGAAGAGATAGCACGCAGAGACACTGTTCACACAAATGGGTCTTTAATTGAGAGCAGGGTTTGCAGTTTGCCGGTGTGTGATTGCAGCCAGGCTACATTCATTGGCTAAtagaacagaaaacaaaacgGAAATTATGAATTGAATAAAGATGATTGGAATATGTGCCCTGTCTTCGTCTTCTCCCTTCATCTCCTGTCCTGTGATAACACTGATTGCTATTTTTTCCTTCTCCAAAAGGAAATTTAACACTTAAAAATACTAGTTCTTCATGTGGGAGTGAGATCTACATCCATACTTCAGTGGGTTCGGCCAGCAGAACCCTTTATTTttcagtcgcacagcagttgttgaaatagtcacaaaattgtaatgtattgatttgtgtacatagacatgaatttcacatttttattcgtgatggtcagcacaaaatcaatttgtatgtaatccacataattgtgaatcggaagtataaagagcggcaaatgCCACATAggaaggaggtcagggtggattggtgggtctttcacccaggagaccagtgtccGTGTCCGGTgtgaagtcaaagttgatttatttggcatgtaacttccgtactcgAGTTACGACACTTCCGGTGttcttttaacccaaaccacaatcttttcctaaacgtaactaagtagttttgttgcctaaacctaaccaagtcgatctttcctaaacctaactaagtacttttgttgcctaaacctgaccaagtcgatctttcctaaacctaactaagtagttttgttgcctaaacctgaccaagtcgatcttttcctaaacctaactagtagttttattttgaaaagactggagcggaaaatGGGATgtgcgtcacatgttgatgAAAGTCCTGCTGAGCGtccgaaaaaaagggaaatttgtgtctatgtacatgaatcaaatagattcaatttcatgtctatttcacgaactgccgtgagactgtgttgttattttacactGATTATTTTGACTGCTTATCTAAAGCCTCAGATTTCCTTCCCAAAGAGACCAGCCTCTGTACCGGCACATCTGGAGCCAAGGCCGAGTCCCACCAGCTGTACTCAGGTGAAAGCACACATGTGGGCCTGTTATCGATCAGGTAGCGGTTCAGGTAGCTCTCCTCGAGGCCCCTGGCCATCACCCCGTTGGCCTGGTCCGCCAGAATGAGCAGAGAACAGGCTCGAGCCAGTCTGTTCATCTCAGAAACCAACCCTCCGTACAGCTCTGAGGTGTAGTAGTAGTCTCCCTCGTCCTCCTCAACGCACGCTGACGAATCCTCCTCAACTTCGTAAGGAAATGTATTTCGCGGCATCCCGTAGAGCTCAGGGTGCAACGTGGCCACCAGGTCCCCCAGGATTTCCTCCCCCACGGGGGCCAGAAACTCCTGATCGATGTCAGCGCAGAAGATGTACTCGACCTCGCTGCTGATCGGGTTTCTGATGGCGTCGGCGAGCAGGGTCATCCGGCGACGGGCCAACCTGTCCCAACCAGGCAGCTCTGCGATAGGAATCACCTTCAGCTGTCGCTCAGGCCCCAACTCGATGGGGGGATACAGAGAGTTGGGATTGTCCGTGAGGATGTAGTAGGTGACCTGTTCACCAGGGAGGAAGTGGCTTTCAGCTGAAGAGAGGAAACGTTGCACGAACTTGGCGTAGATTCCCACCACGACGGCCAGCAGACCGATACGGATGTCCTCTTGTGCGAATTTCGCCCTGCGCCCAGCTGACTTACGGGTGTCACCCCACACTAAAGGAGCACCCCACGGTGTCTCCAGAGGAGTTTGTGGTGTCGTTGACTTGATGACCGTCATGTCTGTCATTACTCTTCCCTTGTCCTTTCCCAAACCACGAAAGATAGGATGAGGTGACTTCACGCCGACAGCGGCTTTATGTGCGTAGAGGAAGTCTGAGGgagcaaaacatgtttttttcttttttatttcaacacCAAACTAGTTTTTCTGACACTTTTTGTGAAGTAGCCTGCGTACACTTCTGTAAAGCTGGAGAAAAAGTTCAATCCAATTGATCAAAACCAACCTTATTTAAAGTACTTTTTAACTTGATATTTAGAGGagatgcatatttataataatctATCACAATCAAGACAACAGGACGAGACAGGAATCTACTTAGCATGCAACAATAAAAGTTGTACTTTACATTTACTTTGCCTCaagcacatttttttctatGTGCATTCAGTGTCCCGGCACAAAGTGTTAGAGTAGAACAAATTCTTCTGCACACTTACATATGATAAGAGACAGGAGAAAACAGTACAGGACCAGTTGTATTCTGGTCACTCTGATTGGTCCTGTTTgaagg containing:
- the LOC119494578 gene encoding globoside alpha-1,3-N-acetylgalactosaminyltransferase 1-like isoform X1 encodes the protein MALFHFCKTPAGPIRVTRIQLVLYCFLLSLIIYFLYAHKAAVGVKSPHPIFRGLGKDKGRVMTDMTVIKSTTPQTPLETPWGAPLVWGDTRKSAGRRAKFAQEDIRIGLLAVVVGIYAKFVQRFLSSAESHFLPGEQVTYYILTDNPNSLYPPIELGPERQLKVIPIAELPGWDRLARRRMTLLADAIRNPISSEVEYIFCADIDQEFLAPVGEEILGDLVATLHPELYGMPRNTFPYEVEEDSSACVEEDEGDYYYTSELYGGLVSEMNRLARACSLLILADQANGVMARGLEESYLNRYLIDNRPTCVLSPEYSWWDSALAPDVPVQRLVSLGRKSEALDKQSK
- the LOC119494578 gene encoding globoside alpha-1,3-N-acetylgalactosaminyltransferase 1-like isoform X2; the encoded protein is MALFHFCKTPADFLYAHKAAVGVKSPHPIFRGLGKDKGRVMTDMTVIKSTTPQTPLETPWGAPLVWGDTRKSAGRRAKFAQEDIRIGLLAVVVGIYAKFVQRFLSSAESHFLPGEQVTYYILTDNPNSLYPPIELGPERQLKVIPIAELPGWDRLARRRMTLLADAIRNPISSEVEYIFCADIDQEFLAPVGEEILGDLVATLHPELYGMPRNTFPYEVEEDSSACVEEDEGDYYYTSELYGGLVSEMNRLARACSLLILADQANGVMARGLEESYLNRYLIDNRPTCVLSPEYSWWDSALAPDVPVQRLVSLGRKSEALDKQSK